One Phyllostomus discolor isolate MPI-MPIP mPhyDis1 chromosome 10, mPhyDis1.pri.v3, whole genome shotgun sequence genomic window carries:
- the CASP2 gene encoding caspase-2 isoform X6 has translation MATPIAGSRPALPLRGLMSADRGCRVLGVCGMHPDHQEALKKNRVALAKQLLLSELLEHLLEKDIITLEMREHIQARVGSFSQNVELLNLLPKRGPQAFDAFCAALRETKQAHLEHLLLSTLSGLQHVLPPLSRDYDLGPSLPVPESCPPHKQLRLSADAVELSLDNGDGPPCLQVKPCTPEFYQAHSQLAYRLKSQPRGLALVLSNVHFSGEKDLEFRSGGDVDHNTLVALFKLLGYQVHVLLDQTAQEMQEKLQNFAQMPAHRDTDSCIVALLSHGVEGGVYGVDGKVLQLQEVFRLFDNANCPSLQNKPKMFFVQACRGGAIGSLGHLLLFPAATASLAL, from the exons ATGGCGACCCCGATCGCGGGCTCCCGGCCAGCCCTGCCCCTAAGGGGGCTAATGTCCGCTGACAGGGGATGCAG GGTGCTGGGCGTGTGCGGCATGCATCCGGACCATCAGGAAGCTCTGAAAAAGAACCGAGTGGCGCTGGCCAAGCAGCTGCTGCTGAGTGAGCTGTTGGAACATCTCCTGGAGAAAGACATCATCACCTTGGAAATGAGGGAGCACATTCAG GCCAGAGTGGGCAGTTTCAGCCAGAACGTGGAGCTCCTCAACTTGCTGCCCAAGAGGGGTCCCCAGGCGTTTGACGCCTTCTGTGCGGCCCTGAGGGAGACCAAGCAGGCTCACCTGGAGCATCTGTTGCTCTCCACCCTCTCTGGTCTTCAGCACGTGCTCCCACCG CTGAGCCGTGACTACGACTTGGGTCCGTCTCTGCCGGTGCCTGAGTCCTGTCCCCCCCACAAGCAGCTCCGCCTGTCTGCAG ATGCTGTGGAACTCTCCCTGGACAACGGAGATGGCCCGCCGTGCCTTCAGGTGAAGCCTTGCACTCCCGAGTTTTATCAAGCCCACTCCCAGCTG gcctatAGGTTGAAGTCCCAGCCTCGTGGGCTGGCCCTGGTCCTGAGCAACGTGCACTTCAGCGGAGAGAAAGACCTGGAATTCCGCTCTGGCGGGGATGTGGACCACAACACTCTAGTTGCCCTCTTCAAGCTCCTGGGCTACCAGGTCCACGTTCTGCTGGACCAGACTGCGCAG GAAATGCAAGAGAAACTCCAGAATTTTGCCCAGATGCCCGCTCACCGTGACACCGACTCCTGCATAGTGGCCCTCCTCTCCCACGGCGTGGAGGGCGGCGTCTACGGTGTGGACGGCAAGGTGCTTCAG CTGCAAGAGGTGTTTCGGCTCTTCGACAACGCCAACTGCCCGAGCCTCCAGAACAAGCCGAAGATGTTCTTCGTCCAGGCCTGCCGTGGAG GTGCTATTGGATCCCTTGGGCACCTCCTTCTGTTCCCTGCTGCCACCGCCTCTCTTGCTCTGTAA
- the CASP2 gene encoding caspase-2 isoform X5 codes for MMLRIKPVEFLVENSSLELERVKNQECISEFRVLGVCGMHPDHQEALKKNRVALAKQLLLSELLEHLLEKDIITLEMREHIQARVGSFSQNVELLNLLPKRGPQAFDAFCAALRETKQAHLEHLLLSTLSGLQHVLPPLSRDYDLGPSLPVPESCPPHKQLRLSADAVELSLDNGDGPPCLQVKPCTPEFYQAHSQLAYRLKSQPRGLALVLSNVHFSGEKDLEFRSGGDVDHNTLVALFKLLGYQVHVLLDQTAQEMQEKLQNFAQMPAHRDTDSCIVALLSHGVEGGVYGVDGKVLQLQEVFRLFDNANCPSLQNKPKMFFVQACRGGAIGSLGHLLLFPAATASLAL; via the exons ATGATGCTTCGGATTAAACCCGTGGAGTTTTTGGTTGAAAATTCAAGTCTGGAACTTGAAAGAGTTAAGAACCAGGAGTGTATTAGTGAATT CAG GGTGCTGGGCGTGTGCGGCATGCATCCGGACCATCAGGAAGCTCTGAAAAAGAACCGAGTGGCGCTGGCCAAGCAGCTGCTGCTGAGTGAGCTGTTGGAACATCTCCTGGAGAAAGACATCATCACCTTGGAAATGAGGGAGCACATTCAG GCCAGAGTGGGCAGTTTCAGCCAGAACGTGGAGCTCCTCAACTTGCTGCCCAAGAGGGGTCCCCAGGCGTTTGACGCCTTCTGTGCGGCCCTGAGGGAGACCAAGCAGGCTCACCTGGAGCATCTGTTGCTCTCCACCCTCTCTGGTCTTCAGCACGTGCTCCCACCG CTGAGCCGTGACTACGACTTGGGTCCGTCTCTGCCGGTGCCTGAGTCCTGTCCCCCCCACAAGCAGCTCCGCCTGTCTGCAG ATGCTGTGGAACTCTCCCTGGACAACGGAGATGGCCCGCCGTGCCTTCAGGTGAAGCCTTGCACTCCCGAGTTTTATCAAGCCCACTCCCAGCTG gcctatAGGTTGAAGTCCCAGCCTCGTGGGCTGGCCCTGGTCCTGAGCAACGTGCACTTCAGCGGAGAGAAAGACCTGGAATTCCGCTCTGGCGGGGATGTGGACCACAACACTCTAGTTGCCCTCTTCAAGCTCCTGGGCTACCAGGTCCACGTTCTGCTGGACCAGACTGCGCAG GAAATGCAAGAGAAACTCCAGAATTTTGCCCAGATGCCCGCTCACCGTGACACCGACTCCTGCATAGTGGCCCTCCTCTCCCACGGCGTGGAGGGCGGCGTCTACGGTGTGGACGGCAAGGTGCTTCAG CTGCAAGAGGTGTTTCGGCTCTTCGACAACGCCAACTGCCCGAGCCTCCAGAACAAGCCGAAGATGTTCTTCGTCCAGGCCTGCCGTGGAG GTGCTATTGGATCCCTTGGGCACCTCCTTCTGTTCCCTGCTGCCACCGCCTCTCTTGCTCTGTAA